A genomic segment from Bacillus cereus G9842 encodes:
- a CDS encoding YflJ family protein: MPFIIIIFNVKLLRSQTYTVQKQKGSDPMYYGTKGWYVAELKKLGVRYHEGRKLESYRGHILRNLLIAQQEKLKEQ; encoded by the coding sequence ATTCCTTTTATCATTATTATTTTCAATGTAAAGTTACTTCGCTCCCAAACATATACTGTTCAAAAGCAAAAAGGAAGTGATCCAATGTACTACGGAACAAAAGGCTGGTACGTAGCTGAACTAAAAAAATTAGGCGTACGCTATCATGAAGGACGAAAACTAGAAAGTTACCGCGGGCACATATTACGCAATTTATTAATTGCACAACAAGAGAAATTAAAAGAACAGTAA
- a CDS encoding proline racemase family protein, whose protein sequence is MKVSKIYTTIDAHVAGEPLRIITGGVPEIKGETQLERRAYCMKHLDYLREVLMYEPRGHHGMYGCIITPPASAHADFGVLFMHNEGWSTMCGHGIIAVITVGIETGMFEVKGEKQKFIIDSPAGEVVAYAKYNGSEVESVSFENVPSFVYKKDVPIKIDNYEFQVDIAFGGAFYAVVDCKEFGLKVDFKDLPAIQTWGNKIKHYIESKMEVKHPLEEGLKGIYGVIFSDEPKEKGATLRNVTIFADGQVDRSPCGTGTSARIATLFEKDALQKGEMFVHECITDGKFEGEVLSVTLVDTYKAVVPKVTGHAFITGFHQFVVDPRDDLNRGFLLG, encoded by the coding sequence ATGAAGGTTAGTAAAATATATACAACGATTGATGCACACGTAGCTGGGGAACCGCTTCGAATTATTACGGGCGGAGTGCCAGAAATAAAAGGGGAAACGCAGTTGGAAAGACGCGCATACTGTATGAAACATTTGGATTACCTTCGTGAAGTTCTGATGTATGAACCGAGAGGGCATCACGGAATGTACGGTTGTATCATTACACCGCCAGCAAGTGCTCATGCTGATTTTGGCGTGTTATTTATGCACAATGAAGGATGGAGTACGATGTGTGGTCATGGCATTATTGCTGTCATTACAGTTGGAATTGAAACAGGCATGTTTGAAGTAAAGGGTGAAAAACAAAAGTTCATTATTGATAGCCCGGCCGGAGAAGTTGTTGCGTATGCAAAATATAACGGGAGTGAAGTAGAATCTGTATCATTTGAAAATGTTCCTTCATTTGTATACAAAAAAGACGTTCCTATTAAAATAGATAACTATGAATTTCAAGTAGATATTGCGTTTGGAGGAGCATTTTACGCTGTTGTAGATTGTAAAGAATTTGGTTTGAAAGTTGATTTTAAAGACTTGCCTGCTATTCAAACGTGGGGCAATAAAATTAAACATTATATAGAGAGTAAAATGGAAGTGAAACATCCACTTGAAGAAGGTTTGAAAGGAATATACGGCGTTATATTTTCAGATGAACCGAAAGAAAAAGGCGCTACGCTACGAAATGTGACGATTTTTGCTGATGGGCAAGTAGACCGTTCTCCTTGCGGTACAGGAACTTCAGCGAGAATCGCAACTCTTTTTGAAAAAGATGCCTTACAAAAGGGAGAAATGTTCGTCCACGAATGCATTACTGATGGGAAATTCGAGGGAGAAGTATTGTCGGTAACCCTAGTAGATACATATAAAGCTGTCGTTCCGAAAGTAACGGGGCATGCATTTATTACAGGGTTTCATCAGTTCGTTGTAGATCCGAGAGATGATTTGAACCGAGGATTTTTGTTAGGATAA
- a CDS encoding ornithine cyclodeaminase family protein — translation MLVISANEQRNLVNMNEVIEYAALALKEFSAERTITPIRGSLPFANEKNTALIMPSVAERLEALGVKIVTVVPQNKQIGKKTINGIVMLSDFQTGEPLALLEGSYLTMIRTGALSGVATKYLARHNAKTLCIIGTGEQAKGIAEAIFAVRDIEKVILYNRTEEKAYAFAQYIQEKLGKPAYVYRDPNEAISEADIIVTTTNASTPVFSETLQKGVHVNAVGSFRPSMQELPSHAITSANKVVVESKEAALDETGDLQVPIKEGLFKANAIHAELGQIISEEKAGRESDEEITIFKSVGLAVVDIIVAKYLYERAVEQGVGSKIEF, via the coding sequence ATGCTAGTCATAAGCGCGAACGAACAAAGAAACTTAGTAAATATGAATGAAGTTATTGAATACGCGGCACTTGCTTTAAAAGAATTTTCCGCAGAAAGAACGATTACACCAATAAGGGGGTCATTACCATTTGCGAACGAGAAAAATACGGCATTAATTATGCCTTCAGTAGCGGAAAGGCTTGAGGCACTTGGAGTAAAAATAGTAACGGTAGTCCCGCAAAATAAACAGATAGGAAAGAAAACAATCAATGGGATTGTGATGCTATCAGACTTTCAAACGGGAGAACCACTCGCACTTCTAGAAGGATCGTACTTAACGATGATTCGAACAGGTGCCTTATCAGGAGTAGCGACAAAATATTTAGCTCGTCATAACGCAAAAACTTTATGCATTATCGGCACGGGTGAACAAGCAAAGGGGATTGCCGAAGCAATATTTGCAGTTAGAGATATCGAAAAGGTCATTTTATACAATCGAACAGAAGAAAAAGCGTATGCATTTGCGCAATATATACAAGAGAAATTAGGTAAACCAGCATACGTTTATAGAGATCCAAATGAAGCAATAAGCGAAGCAGACATCATCGTCACAACTACGAACGCATCCACACCAGTCTTCTCAGAAACACTACAAAAAGGCGTCCACGTAAACGCCGTCGGCTCATTCAGACCGAGCATGCAAGAACTACCATCTCACGCCATCACAAGCGCAAACAAAGTAGTAGTCGAATCAAAAGAAGCAGCACTAGACGAAACAGGCGATCTCCAAGTTCCGATAAAAGAAGGTCTATTCAAAGCGAACGCCATTCACGCTGAACTTGGTCAAATTATAAGCGAGGAAAAAGCAGGCCGCGAAAGCGATGAAGAGATTACTATTTTCAAATCAGTTGGTTTGGCAGTAGTGGATATTATCGTTGCGAAGTATTTGTATGAGAGAGCGGTGGAGCAAGGAGTAGGGAGTAAGATTGAGTTTTGA